From the genome of Carassius gibelio isolate Cgi1373 ecotype wild population from Czech Republic chromosome A16, carGib1.2-hapl.c, whole genome shotgun sequence, one region includes:
- the LOC128030238 gene encoding collagen alpha-1(I) chain-like → MGASRVKVWAVSLCSVFLLCVLPSQAQNDYSGLLSGEEHLYEGSLVDRYDEQSGNTHSVEYPPESKHGSEDEHSASGFDPYVPAATVVTMITEETYPYATVGESFDYAKEEKTLITQVPYGGDAGLGLEGPTECDCEAGEPGFGGFAGPKGSKGLQGKQGFPGVQGREGYKGTKGVRGRGGDTGPEGDSGPDGEDGASGFYGAIGLPGLPGDPGETGQPGLKGDFGIEGPHGGVGLSGKTGPVGPKGKPGKPGVKGIKGSTGKTGKQGPEGRQGQKGQTGAPGFSGDHGEQGYLGYPGVPGDRGVMGPKGAKGTSGLPGTDGDPGEDGPLGVPGLVGVPGPFGPKGFKGDRGVRGRPGRVGTVGPQGESGDAGVPGKPGPKGLSGPTGAKGETGSDGEKGAVGRKGGKGAKGDKGDAGSRGDKGQRGVKGRFGLDGLPGPIGSPGLPGPRGDEGPRGDQGGKGQSGPKGELGEPGPGLTDEQILQLCQGVVTTQISQYASSIRAKCVQGCPINNRTLIGPPGVTGPLGSPGKPGKAGKAGAKGERGPQGMKGLEGQRGAPGDRGAKGLKGKRGEPGKGLPGHDGHQGLRGLPGHAAEPKDGIDGPRGPRGFPGPVGQPGMAGDAGIPGICEARDCSIHAPVVRKEMGLVKGPLSQA, encoded by the exons ATGGGAGCCTCCAGGGTGAAG GTTTGGGCTGTGTCACTCTGCTCTGTGTTCCTTCTGTGTGTCCTGCCCTCTCAGGCCCAGAATGATTATTCTGGTTTACTATCAG GAGAAGAACACCTGTATGAAGGCTCCCTAGTTGATCGATATGATGAACAATCTGGAAACACTCACAGTG TCGAGTACCCTCCAGAGTCCAAACACGGCAGTGAAGACGAGCACTCCGCATCTGGCTTTGACCCCTATGTTCCTGCAGCCACTGTGGTCACTATGATCACTGAGGAAACTTACCCATATGCCACAGTCGGGGAGTCTTTTGATTATGCTAAAGAAGAGAAAACCTTGATAACACAGGTCCCATATGGAGGAGATGCTGGGCTGGGATTGGAAGGACCCACTGAATGTGACTGTGAAGCAGGAGAGCCCGGATTTGGAGGCTTCGCTGGACCCAAG GGTTCTAAGGGTCTTCAAGGGAAACAGGGTTTTCCTGGGGTTCAAGGAAGGGAG GGTTATAAAGGAACCAAAGGagtgagaggaagaggaggagacacTGGCCCTGAG GGCGACTCTGGGCCTGATGGAGAGGATGGTGCATCTGGTTTCTATGGTGCAATT GGGCTTCCCGGGTTACCAGGGGACCCTGGAGAAACTGGCCAACCTGGATTAAAG GGTGATTTCGGAATAGAAGGCCCGCATGGAGGAGTGGGTCTCTCTGGAAAGACT GGTCCTGTTGGCCCAAAAGGTAAACCTGGAAAACCAGGCGTTAAAGGTATTAAG GGCTCCACTGGCAAAACAGGAAAACAAGGTCCTGAAGGACGACAGGGACAAAAG GGTCAGACAGGAGCACCCGGATTCTCAGGAGACCATGGAGAACAGGGTTACTTG GGTTATCCAGGAGTTCCAGGAGACCGTGGGGTGATGGGACCAAAG GGTGCTAAAGGTACAAGTGGCTTGCCGGGGACTGATGGGGATCCAGGAGAGGAT ggTCCCCTGGGTGTTCCTGGACTTGTAGGGGTGCCTGGGCCTTTTGGACCTAAG GGCTTTAAAGGTGATCGTGGTGTGAGGGGGCGACCTGGGAGAGTAGGAACTGTG GGTCCACAAGGAGAAAGTGGGGATGCAGGTGTTCCAGGGAAACCTGGACCAAAAGGCTTGTCTGGGCCAACA GGTGCCAAAGGGGAAACAGGATCAGATGGTGAAAAG GGGGCAGTAGGACGTAAAGGAGGGAAGGGTGCTAAAGGGGATAAG GGAGACGCCGGATCCCGTGGTGACAAAGGGCAG CGTGGGGTGAAGGGCCGTTTCGGTCTTGATGGGCTTCCTGGTCCTATTGGATCTCCAGGTCTTCCAGGTCCCAGAGGAGATGAAGGCCCTAGAGGAGACCAGGGAGGGAAAGGACAGAGTGGGCCGAAAGGAGAGCTAGGTGAACCT GGTCCAGGACTGACAGACGAGCAGATATTGCAGCTGTGTCAAGGTGTGGTGACCACTCAGATCTCCCAGTATGCTTCATCTATACGTGCCAAATGCGTACAGGGCTGTCCAATCAACAACCGTACACTCATCGGACCCCCAGGAGTCACAGGACCCCTTGGAAGTCCAGGAAAACCA GGTAAAGCAGGAAAGGCAGGTGCTAAAGGAGAAAGAGGCCCTCAAGGCATGAAAGGTTTAGAGGGCCAGAGGGGAGCTCCAGGGGACAGAG GTGCTAAAGGTCTAAAAGGAAAGAGGGGTGAACCTGGAAAAGGTCTACCAGGGCATGATGGTCACCAAGGTCTCAGAG GACTGCCAGGCCATGCAGCAGAGCCAAAAGATGGAATTGATGGGCCACGAGGACCCCGTGGGTTTCCCGGGCCTGTGGGTCAACCTGGTATGGCTGGCGATGCAGGAATACCTGGCATCTGTGAAGCACGAGACTGCAGCATTCATGCACCTGTAGTGCGCAAAGAGATGGGATTGGTTAAAGGCCCTCTCAGCCAGGCCTGA